In a genomic window of Polycladomyces abyssicola:
- the argC gene encoding N-acetyl-gamma-glutamyl-phosphate reductase, protein MKAVVIGSTGYGGIELIRLLQGHPNAEIGAMVSSSSAGKPLGEVYPHAAHLTFTLEEMDVDGIAEVGDVIFFATPPGVSGKWAPTFLERGKIVIDLSGDFRLGNPDTYQQWYQREPAPVEWMERAVYGLSEWYGEQVAQATLIANPGCYPTATLLAVLPLLKEGLIQTSPLVVDAKSGVSGAGRGLSESKLYCEVNENLYPYKIGVHQHTPELERFAEAESGEPVKILFTPHLIPMNRGILTNVYAQAKPGVTGHDVADCYRSYYENTPFVRLKPEGEWPQTKHVRGSNYCDLGWHVDERTGTVTAVAVIDNLMKGAAGQAVQNLNIRMGWPETAGLEGLPLYP, encoded by the coding sequence GTGAAAGCAGTTGTAATCGGATCGACCGGTTATGGTGGCATCGAATTGATCCGATTGTTGCAGGGGCACCCAAATGCCGAGATCGGCGCGATGGTATCATCTTCCTCGGCGGGAAAACCGCTTGGGGAAGTGTACCCACACGCGGCGCACCTCACGTTCACCTTGGAAGAAATGGATGTAGACGGTATCGCGGAAGTGGGGGACGTGATCTTTTTTGCCACGCCTCCGGGCGTCAGCGGCAAATGGGCGCCTACTTTTTTGGAGAGAGGGAAGATCGTCATCGATCTTTCCGGGGATTTTCGATTGGGGAACCCTGACACCTATCAACAGTGGTACCAACGTGAACCCGCGCCGGTCGAATGGATGGAACGGGCGGTGTACGGGTTGAGTGAATGGTACGGAGAACAAGTCGCCCAAGCGACGTTGATCGCCAACCCAGGATGTTATCCGACAGCTACGTTACTGGCGGTTTTGCCATTATTGAAAGAGGGACTCATCCAAACTTCTCCGCTGGTGGTGGACGCCAAATCAGGTGTATCCGGAGCGGGACGAGGATTAAGTGAATCCAAATTGTACTGCGAAGTGAACGAAAATCTGTACCCATACAAAATCGGAGTACATCAGCATACACCCGAGTTGGAGCGGTTTGCGGAAGCGGAATCGGGCGAGCCAGTGAAAATCCTGTTCACGCCGCATCTGATACCAATGAACCGCGGGATCTTGACCAACGTATACGCCCAAGCAAAGCCGGGCGTGACCGGTCACGATGTGGCTGACTGCTATCGGTCGTACTATGAAAACACCCCATTTGTTCGGCTGAAACCAGAAGGAGAATGGCCACAGACCAAGCACGTGCGTGGCAGCAACTACTGCGATCTGGGATGGCATGTGGACGAACGGACGGGAACCGTCACCGCCGTCGCCGTGATCGACAATTTGATGAAAGGAGCGGCAGGTCAGGCGGTCCAAAATCTGAATATCCGGATGGGATGGCCGGAAACGGCGGGCTTGGAAGGATTACCGTTGTATCCGTGA
- a CDS encoding acetylornithine transaminase → MALFPTYTRVPVRVASGSGSILLDEDGKRYLDFTSGLGVCNLGHCHTAVTTAVEAQLRQLWHVSNLFHIPLQEQVADLLVQASGLGAVFFCNSGAEANEAAIKLARKYAREKRGIERPIILTFRKSFHGRTLATLTATGQDKVKTGFDPLPEGFVYATYNDLGSVEEALTPDVAGVFLELVQGEGGVRPADPAFVEGLARLCADKGVLLMVDEVQTGIGRTGKLFACEHYGIVPDIMTLAKGLGNGMPVGAMLAKAEYAGVFGPGSHASTFGGNPLAMAAARAVLTEMKQSDVLSRAAEHGTWLITRLKEKLEGRPGVVEVRGLGLMIGIELNQPVAQVIEAARQRGLLVSPAGPQVVRLLPPLVTERTQLEEAVDILTAALEEVEKGESVSGVGHGGRI, encoded by the coding sequence GTGGCTCTGTTTCCGACCTACACGCGGGTTCCGGTCCGCGTGGCGAGCGGCAGCGGCAGTATCCTGCTGGATGAAGACGGCAAGCGTTATCTGGATTTCACTTCGGGATTGGGCGTGTGTAACCTGGGGCATTGCCACACGGCCGTGACGACGGCGGTGGAAGCCCAGCTGAGGCAACTGTGGCATGTGTCCAACCTGTTTCACATTCCGTTGCAGGAACAGGTGGCGGATTTGCTGGTGCAAGCCAGCGGACTGGGGGCGGTATTTTTCTGCAACAGCGGAGCGGAGGCCAACGAAGCGGCCATCAAACTGGCGCGGAAATACGCTCGTGAAAAACGGGGAATCGAACGTCCCATCATCCTGACGTTCCGAAAATCCTTTCACGGACGAACACTGGCCACATTGACGGCGACAGGTCAGGACAAGGTAAAAACAGGATTTGATCCCTTGCCGGAAGGCTTCGTTTACGCCACTTATAACGACTTGGGATCTGTAGAAGAGGCATTGACCCCAGATGTGGCCGGGGTGTTTCTGGAACTTGTGCAGGGTGAAGGAGGCGTCCGACCCGCCGATCCGGCGTTTGTGGAGGGATTAGCCCGGTTGTGCGCCGACAAGGGTGTGCTTCTGATGGTAGACGAAGTGCAGACCGGAATCGGACGGACCGGTAAACTGTTTGCCTGCGAACATTATGGCATCGTACCGGATATCATGACGTTGGCCAAGGGATTGGGCAACGGGATGCCAGTCGGGGCGATGCTGGCCAAAGCTGAATACGCGGGCGTGTTCGGACCCGGTTCGCATGCTTCCACGTTTGGTGGCAATCCGCTGGCGATGGCGGCTGCAAGGGCGGTACTCACGGAGATGAAGCAATCGGATGTGTTGTCCCGAGCGGCGGAACACGGCACGTGGCTGATCACCCGTTTGAAGGAAAAATTGGAGGGTCGGCCGGGAGTGGTGGAAGTGCGCGGGTTGGGACTGATGATCGGGATTGAGTTGAACCAACCCGTTGCTCAGGTAATCGAGGCTGCTCGTCAACGCGGTTTGCTGGTGAGCCCTGCGGGACCGCAAGTGGTTCGTTTGTTGCCGCCGTTGGTCACGGAGCGTACCCAATTGGAGGAAGCAGTGGATATTCTGACAGCCGCATTGGAGGAGGTGGAGAAGGGTGAAAGCGTATCTGGTGTTGGACACGGGGGACGTATTTGA
- a CDS encoding carbamoyl phosphate synthase small subunit encodes MKAYLVLDTGDVFEGTWIGQPSEVLGEVVFTTGMTGYQEVLTDPSYAGQIVTFTYPLLGNYGIVPGEEESVRPHCAGVILSEAYEQADTSLSEWLHRYGVTGIAGVDTRTVVKIIREKKCVRGVISPVPNPHVEEWPDPCSLHWVSQVSVAKPVTYDGEPFSPHIVLVDFGAKASILRSLQELGCRVTVVPFHLSPSEVAKMEPDGLLFSNGPGDPKALLPYLSEWVPFIQRIPTMGICLGHQLLALAMGGDTGRLSFGHRGSNHPVKELETGRVWITSQNHGYAVREESLDPAQWRVTHRHIHDGSVEGIAHRQYPILGVQFHPEAHPGPSDAAEIFQRFIETVQQKRKVTIHVG; translated from the coding sequence GTGAAAGCGTATCTGGTGTTGGACACGGGGGACGTATTTGAAGGCACTTGGATTGGGCAGCCGTCGGAAGTGTTGGGAGAAGTGGTGTTTACCACCGGAATGACCGGTTACCAGGAGGTGCTGACCGATCCGTCCTATGCGGGGCAGATCGTGACGTTTACCTATCCGCTGTTGGGCAATTACGGTATCGTACCGGGGGAGGAGGAGAGTGTCCGCCCGCATTGCGCCGGTGTCATTTTGAGTGAAGCATACGAGCAGGCGGACACCTCGTTAAGCGAATGGCTGCATCGTTACGGCGTGACCGGCATCGCCGGCGTGGATACGCGCACGGTGGTGAAGATCATCCGTGAGAAGAAATGCGTGCGCGGGGTGATCTCCCCCGTGCCGAATCCGCATGTGGAAGAATGGCCCGATCCCTGTTCCCTGCACTGGGTGAGTCAAGTGTCAGTGGCCAAACCCGTGACCTATGACGGAGAACCCTTCTCTCCCCACATCGTGTTGGTGGACTTTGGGGCGAAAGCCTCCATTTTGCGGTCGTTGCAGGAGCTGGGCTGCCGGGTGACCGTGGTACCGTTTCATCTGTCTCCGTCGGAGGTGGCCAAGATGGAGCCCGACGGGTTGCTCTTTTCCAACGGACCCGGCGATCCGAAAGCATTGTTGCCGTACTTGTCCGAGTGGGTGCCGTTCATCCAGAGGATACCCACGATGGGCATTTGTCTGGGCCATCAGTTGCTGGCCTTGGCGATGGGCGGTGACACAGGACGTCTGTCGTTCGGTCATCGTGGAAGCAATCATCCTGTCAAGGAACTGGAAACAGGACGGGTGTGGATCACGTCGCAAAACCACGGATACGCGGTGCGTGAAGAATCGCTGGACCCGGCCCAATGGCGGGTGACGCACCGACATATCCATGACGGATCGGTAGAGGGAATCGCCCACCGGCAATATCCGATTCTGGGTGTGCAATTTCATCCTGAAGCACATCCGGGTCCGTCAGACGCTGCGGAAATCTTCCAACGTTTTATCGAGACGGTACAGCAGAAGAGGAAGGTGACGATCCATGTCGGCTGA
- the argB gene encoding acetylglutamate kinase — translation MVTRNIMVIKIGGSLMDLLHPSFFSTCVSLLERGWQPVIVHGGGPWINRWLEKAGITPRFVDGLRVTDADTLEVVEMVLAGVINKHLVTQFTQAGARAIGISGIDGELIRVKQRDPSFGYVGDVTEVNPIMLQGLLDQGWLPVVASLGVDATGQHYNVNADHAAGAIAQALKAHTLALVTDVPGIWKVENGEKRVLRHVTPEQIDDMIADGTIAGGMIPKVTAGMRCLGGEVERVMIVDGRAPQKLKDGKQAVFAGTSIVKGVVRNRGSVSDLHAGSGPRGERQRQYPAG, via the coding sequence ATGGTTACCCGCAACATCATGGTTATCAAAATCGGCGGCAGTTTGATGGATCTGCTTCATCCATCGTTTTTTTCCACCTGTGTCTCTCTCTTGGAGCGGGGGTGGCAGCCCGTCATCGTACACGGAGGGGGTCCCTGGATCAACCGCTGGCTGGAGAAAGCCGGAATTACGCCCCGCTTTGTTGATGGCTTGCGCGTTACGGACGCTGACACATTGGAAGTGGTCGAGATGGTATTGGCCGGTGTAATCAACAAACATTTGGTTACCCAGTTCACGCAAGCCGGTGCACGGGCGATCGGAATCAGCGGGATCGATGGTGAGCTGATCCGGGTGAAACAACGCGATCCCTCCTTTGGTTATGTGGGCGACGTGACGGAGGTGAATCCGATCATGTTGCAGGGGCTGCTGGATCAAGGATGGTTGCCCGTTGTCGCATCGCTGGGTGTGGATGCAACCGGTCAACATTACAACGTTAACGCCGATCACGCGGCGGGGGCGATTGCACAGGCGCTGAAGGCACACACCTTGGCGCTGGTGACCGACGTCCCCGGCATCTGGAAGGTGGAAAACGGGGAGAAGCGCGTGCTGCGGCACGTCACACCTGAGCAGATCGACGACATGATCGCTGACGGCACGATCGCCGGCGGTATGATCCCGAAAGTGACAGCCGGGATGCGGTGCTTGGGCGGTGAAGTGGAACGAGTGATGATCGTCGACGGACGCGCTCCGCAGAAGTTGAAAGATGGTAAACAAGCGGTGTTTGCAGGCACCAGCATTGTAAAGGGAGTGGTGAGAAACCGTGGCTCTGTTTCCGACCTACACGCGGGTTCCGGTCCGCGTGGCGAGCGGCAGCGGCAGTATCCTGCTGGATGA
- the argJ gene encoding bifunctional glutamate N-acetyltransferase/amino-acid acetyltransferase ArgJ: MSGTDVAQLQQTAIDAFSVVEHPRIHSPKGFYAAGLHCGIKRKRKDLGWIVCEVPASAAAVYTMNAFQAAPLKVTRESLEKEDHLQVMLVNSGNANACTGPQGEADAYRMRRETAELFGISEHLVGVASTGVIGELLPMDRISAGLRALREQMDQVRDSGHDDFAQAILTTDTCTKAVEVVVAVEGQEVRIAGVAKGSGMIHPNMATMLAFLTTDAVIEPAVLRGLLREVTDETFNMITVDGDCSTNDMVVAMASGLAAHTTALQPDHPDWPAFRSGFAYVCRRLAQMIARDGEGATKLVEVTVSGAPTQETARQSAKAVVGSNLVKAAVFGADPNWGRILCAIGYGAPLIDPTSVDVKIGEIPVVKNGLPVTFDEEAAQSVLSRDMVKFHVDLHQGEFEATAWGCDLTYEYVRINACYRT; encoded by the coding sequence ATGAGCGGAACGGACGTGGCCCAGCTGCAACAAACGGCGATTGACGCGTTTTCAGTGGTGGAGCATCCACGGATTCATTCGCCCAAAGGGTTTTACGCAGCAGGTTTGCACTGTGGCATCAAACGGAAACGGAAAGATCTCGGTTGGATCGTCTGTGAGGTTCCCGCTTCCGCCGCTGCCGTGTACACGATGAACGCCTTTCAGGCGGCGCCGTTGAAAGTGACGCGCGAGAGCTTGGAAAAAGAGGATCACCTCCAAGTAATGCTGGTCAACAGCGGCAATGCCAATGCTTGCACCGGTCCGCAGGGGGAAGCGGATGCGTATCGGATGCGCAGGGAAACGGCGGAACTGTTCGGGATCTCGGAGCATTTGGTGGGGGTCGCTTCCACCGGGGTGATCGGCGAGTTGCTGCCGATGGACCGGATTTCAGCAGGGCTTCGTGCATTGCGAGAGCAAATGGACCAGGTAAGAGACAGCGGTCACGACGATTTCGCCCAGGCCATCTTGACCACTGACACTTGCACCAAAGCCGTGGAAGTGGTCGTCGCGGTCGAAGGTCAGGAAGTGAGAATCGCCGGTGTCGCCAAAGGATCAGGCATGATTCATCCCAATATGGCCACCATGCTGGCGTTTCTTACAACGGACGCGGTGATCGAACCGGCGGTATTGAGGGGACTGCTGAGAGAAGTGACGGATGAGACATTCAACATGATTACCGTCGATGGCGATTGCAGCACCAATGACATGGTGGTCGCGATGGCAAGCGGATTGGCTGCACACACCACCGCCCTTCAGCCGGATCATCCGGATTGGCCAGCGTTCCGCTCTGGTTTCGCTTATGTATGTCGTCGTTTGGCACAGATGATTGCACGGGATGGGGAAGGAGCGACCAAGCTGGTGGAGGTGACTGTCAGTGGTGCACCTACGCAGGAGACGGCACGGCAATCGGCCAAGGCGGTGGTGGGCTCCAATCTGGTCAAAGCAGCGGTATTCGGTGCCGACCCCAACTGGGGACGGATTCTCTGCGCAATCGGATACGGCGCGCCGTTGATTGATCCTACTTCAGTGGACGTAAAAATCGGAGAGATTCCAGTGGTGAAAAACGGTTTGCCCGTCACGTTCGATGAAGAAGCAGCCCAATCGGTCTTGAGCCGTGACATGGTGAAATTCCATGTCGACTTGCATCAAGGTGAGTTTGAGGCGACCGCATGGGGATGCGACCTGACGTACGAGTACGTGCGCATCAATGCTTGTTACAGAACATGA